From Firmicutes bacterium HGW-Firmicutes-1, the proteins below share one genomic window:
- a CDS encoding TIGR01906 family membrane protein, whose translation MYKFYSKAIAIVFSLTLFFVLLFASVNIIVYNMDYYKWHYEKRDIDINTGMEMNDLVMVTEKLLNYLKNDDDNLNMKKLINGKVEEVFGDREKSHMVDVKKMSVAATATRNYGAILVIAIITLAYINNKKLFLYILSSIKYVFIGTTAIVLGIGALLLIDFNKYFTIFHEIFFTNDLWLLDPQTDILINMVPEVFFFNTAMLVILLFLLISSIVIVGAEKAKKKMKIKLG comes from the coding sequence ATGTATAAATTTTATTCTAAAGCAATTGCCATAGTGTTTTCATTAACGCTTTTCTTTGTCTTGTTATTTGCTTCTGTTAATATAATAGTTTATAATATGGATTATTATAAATGGCATTATGAGAAAAGAGATATTGATATAAATACAGGCATGGAAATGAATGATCTAGTTATGGTAACCGAAAAGCTATTAAATTATTTAAAAAATGATGATGATAACTTAAACATGAAAAAATTAATTAATGGAAAAGTTGAAGAAGTTTTTGGAGATCGGGAAAAGTCTCATATGGTTGATGTGAAAAAAATGTCTGTAGCTGCAACGGCGACTAGAAATTATGGGGCCATATTAGTAATAGCTATAATCACATTGGCATATATAAATAATAAAAAATTATTTTTATATATATTATCATCAATTAAGTATGTATTTATAGGAACAACAGCTATTGTTTTAGGCATAGGAGCGTTGTTGCTTATAGACTTTAATAAATATTTTACTATATTTCATGAAATATTTTTCACGAATGATTTGTGGTTGTTAGATCCACAAACGGATATACTTATTAATATGGTTCCTGAAGTATTCTTTTTTAATACTGCAATGCTAGTGATTCTGTTGTTTCTTTTGATATCTTCGATAGTCATTGTTGGAGCTGAAAAAGCAAAGAAAAAAATGAAAATAAAACTTGGGTGA
- a CDS encoding sporulation protein, with amino-acid sequence MESIFKNNVDSLLSGMENFISTKTVVGEAIYLNDTIILPLVDVTFGVGAGASEGKDEKKNSGAGGGGLGAKISPSAVLVIKDGHTKLVNIKNQDSLTKIIDLVPDIMDRFMSKDKKKKDTSENNVVNKEDMGDL; translated from the coding sequence ATGGAATCGATTTTTAAAAACAATGTAGACTCGTTATTAAGTGGTATGGAGAATTTTATTTCTACTAAAACAGTAGTGGGGGAAGCAATTTATTTAAATGATACGATTATTTTGCCTCTCGTAGATGTTACCTTTGGAGTTGGCGCAGGTGCATCAGAAGGTAAGGATGAGAAGAAAAATAGTGGAGCTGGTGGCGGAGGTCTAGGTGCTAAAATAAGCCCAAGTGCTGTTTTGGTAATCAAGGATGGACATACTAAGCTGGTAAATATTAAAAATCAAGATAGCTTAACTAAAATTATTGATTTGGTACCTGACATTATGGATAGATTTATGAGCAAAGATAAAAAAAAGAAAGATACATCAGAAAATAATGTGGTGAATAAAGAAGACATGGGTGATTTGTAA
- a CDS encoding redox-regulated ATPase YchF: MKLGIVGLPNVGKSTLFNSLTRAGAESANYPFCTIDPNIGIVTVPDQRLDRLTELYNSVKTIPAAIEFVDIAGLVKGASKGEGLGNKFLSNIREVDAIVHVVRCFEDTNVIHVDGSIGPLRDIETINLELIFSDLEILERRLSKTIKSLKTDKTAQKEVDLLNQIKDSLELGVSARNMEFDQIDDALFVESLNLLTYKPVIFAANVTEDDLMNDGETNDNVKTVRAFAENEGSEVFVVCAKIEEEISELEDDEKKMFLEDLGLKESGLDKLIHASYHILGLISYLTAGEKETKAWTITKGTKAPGAAGKIHSDFEKGFIRAEIVSYDDLMKCGNYNTAKEKGLVRLEGKEYVVKDGDIILFRFNV; this comes from the coding sequence ATGAAACTAGGAATAGTAGGATTACCAAATGTTGGGAAAAGCACACTTTTTAATTCTTTAACAAGAGCAGGAGCAGAATCTGCAAATTACCCTTTTTGTACAATCGATCCCAATATCGGAATTGTAACCGTGCCAGATCAAAGACTTGATCGCCTTACTGAGCTATATAATTCAGTTAAAACTATCCCTGCCGCAATTGAATTTGTGGACATTGCTGGGTTAGTAAAAGGTGCAAGTAAGGGTGAAGGTCTTGGAAATAAATTTTTATCTAATATTAGAGAAGTAGATGCAATTGTACATGTAGTTAGATGCTTTGAGGATACAAATGTTATTCATGTTGATGGTTCAATCGGGCCACTCAGAGATATTGAAACAATCAATCTTGAATTGATTTTTTCTGATCTTGAAATTTTGGAAAGAAGACTTTCCAAAACAATCAAATCTCTAAAAACAGACAAAACCGCTCAAAAGGAAGTTGACCTTCTAAATCAAATTAAGGACAGCCTCGAGCTTGGTGTATCTGCAAGAAATATGGAGTTTGATCAAATTGACGATGCACTTTTTGTTGAGTCCTTAAACTTACTGACATATAAACCTGTTATTTTTGCTGCAAATGTTACAGAAGATGACTTAATGAATGATGGAGAAACAAATGATAATGTGAAAACAGTAAGAGCCTTTGCTGAAAATGAAGGCTCCGAGGTTTTTGTTGTTTGTGCTAAAATAGAAGAAGAAATCTCTGAACTTGAGGATGATGAGAAAAAGATGTTTCTTGAAGATCTTGGTTTAAAAGAAAGTGGTCTGGATAAACTCATACATGCAAGTTATCACATCCTCGGCCTAATAAGCTATTTAACCGCAGGTGAAAAAGAAACCAAAGCATGGACAATAACAAAAGGAACCAAAGCACCTGGTGCTGCTGGCAAGATTCATTCTGACTTTGAAAAAGGTTTCATTCGTGCTGAGATAGTATCCTATGATGATTTAATGAAATGTGGTAATTATAATACAGCTAAAGAAAAAGGCCTTGTTAGACTCGAAGGCAAAGAGTACGTGGTAAAAGATGGAGATATTATATTATTCCGATTTAACGTATAG
- the lgt gene encoding prolipoprotein diacylglyceryl transferase codes for MNSPDIIFPNINIEFMSIDPVAFTFFGIEVYWYGIIICTGILAGLFAAVSVAKKTNQNPDVYSELLIYALIGAIIGARLYYVVFSWDQYKDNLMDIFALREGGLAIYGGVIGAAIVCVIFAKIKRLNTWLLVDTGVIGLILGQAIGRWGNFFNMEAFGGSTNSFLAMAMKVSKVKYIPNEVYEKMITINDAAYIQVHPTFFYESMWCLAVFAILVFYRKHKKFDGELLFIYFIGYGLGRFWIEGLRTDQLLIGSLDIPVSQLLSAILVVGATIGILIKRKKSRKGISDL; via the coding sequence ATGAATAGTCCAGATATTATATTTCCGAATATAAATATAGAATTTATGAGCATTGATCCTGTAGCATTTACCTTTTTTGGGATAGAGGTCTACTGGTATGGAATAATAATTTGTACAGGTATTCTAGCGGGGCTGTTTGCTGCAGTATCAGTCGCAAAAAAAACGAATCAAAATCCTGATGTTTATTCTGAGTTATTGATTTATGCTTTAATTGGAGCGATAATTGGTGCAAGATTGTACTATGTTGTCTTCTCTTGGGATCAATATAAGGATAATTTGATGGATATCTTTGCATTGAGAGAGGGTGGGCTTGCAATTTATGGTGGCGTAATTGGGGCGGCCATCGTATGTGTGATTTTTGCAAAAATAAAAAGGCTAAACACGTGGTTACTCGTGGATACAGGTGTTATAGGCTTAATTCTTGGACAAGCAATAGGAAGATGGGGAAACTTTTTTAATATGGAAGCTTTTGGGGGTTCTACAAATAGTTTTTTGGCAATGGCTATGAAAGTTTCAAAGGTGAAATATATTCCGAATGAAGTTTATGAAAAGATGATTACAATAAACGATGCAGCTTATATTCAAGTTCATCCAACATTCTTTTATGAATCAATGTGGTGTCTCGCTGTGTTTGCCATTCTAGTATTTTATCGTAAGCATAAAAAATTTGATGGAGAATTGTTATTTATATACTTTATTGGGTATGGACTTGGAAGGTTTTGGATAGAAGGTCTTAGAACGGATCAATTACTAATTGGTAGCTTGGACATTCCAGTCTCACAATTATTATCAGCAATATTAGTTGTTGGAGCAACAATAGGCATCCTTATTAAGAGGAAAAAATCTAGGAAAGGCATTAGTGATCTGTAG
- a CDS encoding cell division/cell wall cluster transcriptional repressor MraZ, whose amino-acid sequence MFIGEYNHAMDEKGRVIMPAKFREGLGETFYITKGFDECLFVFAEEEWENFRHKLDSNALKKKDYRKLQRIFIASANDCTLDKQGRVLLSTPLREYAGIEKDMVIIGVSNRIELWSKEKWDAYNNDEDFDLSELAEQLDDLEL is encoded by the coding sequence ATGTTTATAGGCGAATACAATCATGCTATGGATGAAAAAGGCAGAGTAATTATGCCTGCTAAATTCAGAGAGGGACTAGGAGAAACTTTTTATATTACAAAGGGTTTTGATGAGTGTTTATTTGTATTTGCTGAAGAAGAATGGGAAAACTTTAGACATAAGCTAGATAGTAACGCCTTAAAGAAAAAAGACTATAGAAAGTTACAAAGAATATTTATTGCATCTGCTAATGATTGTACCTTGGATAAACAAGGAAGAGTGTTGCTTTCAACACCACTTCGTGAATATGCTGGAATAGAAAAAGATATGGTAATCATTGGAGTATCAAATAGAATTGAGTTATGGTCTAAGGAAAAATGGGATGCTTATAATAATGATGAAGACTTTGATTTATCTGAATTAGCGGAACAGCTAGACGATCTAGAATTGTAA
- a CDS encoding 16S rRNA (cytosine(1402)-N(4))-methyltransferase, protein MEFNHTSVLLNECINGLNISQNGIYVDGTLGGAGHSFEICKNLSNNGRLIGIDQDEMAIVAANERLKPYSQLVTIVRENFSSYKNIIKELNIEKVNGILLDLGVSSYQLDNAERGFSYMQDAPLDMRMDQRQEKTAKDIVNGYSEKELFIILKAYGEERFANNIVRNIVRARTERPINTTAELVDIVSRSIPAKNKATGGHPAKRTFQAIRIELNRELSVLKETIVDMIESLDQDGRLCIITFHSLEDRIVKEMFREAEDTCICPIDFPYCTCGNLPKGKVLTRKPILPKDEELENNSRSKSAKLRIFERKDGIFHG, encoded by the coding sequence ATGGAATTTAATCACACCTCAGTATTGTTAAATGAATGCATAAATGGATTGAATATCAGCCAGAACGGTATCTATGTTGATGGCACATTAGGAGGCGCAGGTCATTCTTTTGAAATATGCAAGAATTTATCAAATAATGGTAGATTAATAGGAATAGATCAGGATGAAATGGCTATAGTTGCTGCTAATGAAAGATTAAAGCCTTATTCACAGCTAGTAACAATCGTTAGAGAAAATTTTTCTTCTTATAAGAATATAATAAAAGAATTAAATATAGAAAAAGTGAACGGAATATTATTGGATCTTGGTGTGTCATCTTATCAACTTGATAATGCTGAGAGAGGTTTTTCTTATATGCAGGATGCACCTCTAGATATGAGAATGGATCAAAGACAAGAAAAGACAGCGAAAGATATTGTGAATGGTTATTCTGAGAAAGAGTTGTTCATTATACTTAAAGCATACGGAGAAGAACGTTTTGCCAACAATATTGTTAGAAACATTGTTCGAGCTAGGACGGAAAGACCTATTAATACAACTGCAGAACTTGTCGATATTGTCTCTAGGTCTATACCTGCAAAGAACAAAGCAACAGGCGGACATCCTGCAAAAAGAACTTTTCAAGCTATCAGAATTGAATTAAACAGAGAGCTTTCAGTACTTAAGGAAACGATTGTCGATATGATAGAATCCTTAGATCAAGATGGAAGATTATGTATTATTACATTTCATTCCTTGGAAGATCGTATTGTTAAGGAGATGTTTAGAGAAGCAGAAGATACCTGTATATGTCCGATAGATTTTCCTTATTGTACTTGTGGCAACTTGCCGAAGGGTAAGGTGCTAACTAGAAAACCAATATTACCAAAAGACGAAGAATTAGAAAACAACTCAAGATCTAAAAGTGCAAAACTAAGAATATTTGAAAGAAAGGACGGTATTTTTCATGGATAA
- a CDS encoding peptidoglycan glycosyltransferase, which yields MKKDLYKGEMKKHLIAVFILFIFAFTALIVRVVYINIRDNQNYKTSVLSQHVSTLTKSDVIAAKRGSILDRNSTVLAESVKVYNVIYDPGVLNQNKKEIIDATNLTLSSTIPGITIAQLNELLVKNKNSHYQIIARELDYNAVKGIDESIKDKSIQGVFLEAHYKRIYPYNTMASDVIGFFSNTSGGSYGVEEYYQSDLCGKDGRLFGALDDGAIVNQEEVPPKNGNQIVLTIDFGIQKYVEEAILKYYEEHDAKSVNVIVMNPKNGEILAMASHPNYNLNDPYNLTDIVDASVLSSMTDENKYEQRYQLWRNFMVSDTYEPGSTYKPFVIAAALEEGKISLNSTYQCDGGKKIHGHYIRCWKEGGHGVQTVSEALANSCNVALMEIGEALGKDDYFSYQQMFGFGAKTNIDVLGEGKGVYNTYEQIGPVELATGSFGQGFNVTPIQLTAAFSSLINGGYLYEPYLMKEVIDEDGKTIMHKQPQLIRQTVSEDTSKNLIKSLETVVDDGTGNKASIEGYRIGGKTGTAEKGNRLDDLYMVSFIGFAPVENPQLITLVVIDEPDVINPDSGLASKVFTDIMTKVLPYKTIFSTLEID from the coding sequence ATGAAAAAGGATTTATATAAAGGAGAAATGAAAAAGCATTTAATTGCTGTTTTCATTCTCTTTATTTTTGCTTTTACAGCACTGATAGTAAGAGTGGTGTATATTAATATCCGAGATAATCAAAATTATAAGACAAGTGTATTGTCGCAGCATGTGAGTACCTTAACCAAATCAGATGTTATTGCTGCAAAACGAGGTTCGATTTTGGATAGAAATAGTACGGTTTTAGCAGAGAGCGTTAAGGTATACAATGTTATATATGATCCGGGAGTTTTAAATCAAAATAAGAAAGAAATAATAGATGCAACGAATTTGACTTTAAGCAGTACAATACCAGGTATAACGATTGCACAGCTTAATGAATTATTAGTTAAAAATAAAAATAGTCATTATCAAATTATTGCACGTGAATTAGATTATAACGCAGTAAAAGGCATTGATGAAAGTATAAAAGATAAGAGTATACAGGGTGTTTTTTTAGAGGCACATTACAAACGTATTTATCCATATAATACAATGGCATCTGATGTTATTGGATTTTTTAGTAACACAAGTGGTGGTAGCTACGGAGTTGAAGAATACTATCAAAGTGATCTTTGTGGTAAAGATGGAAGGTTATTTGGAGCACTTGACGATGGAGCTATTGTAAATCAGGAGGAAGTACCGCCCAAAAATGGCAACCAAATCGTACTAACGATAGACTTTGGCATACAAAAATATGTTGAAGAAGCAATCTTGAAATATTATGAAGAGCATGATGCAAAAAGTGTTAATGTTATTGTGATGAACCCTAAAAATGGGGAAATTTTAGCGATGGCTTCTCATCCTAATTATAACTTAAATGATCCATATAACCTTACAGATATTGTTGATGCATCTGTTTTAAGTAGCATGACAGACGAAAACAAATATGAACAAAGATATCAACTATGGAGAAACTTCATGGTTAGTGATACCTATGAACCTGGATCGACTTATAAGCCATTTGTTATTGCAGCAGCACTTGAAGAAGGGAAAATAAGCTTAAATAGCACGTATCAGTGTGATGGTGGGAAAAAAATCCATGGACATTATATTAGGTGTTGGAAGGAAGGAGGACATGGCGTTCAAACTGTGTCAGAGGCTCTTGCAAATTCGTGTAATGTTGCTTTAATGGAGATTGGAGAAGCACTAGGGAAAGATGATTATTTTTCGTATCAACAAATGTTTGGTTTTGGTGCCAAAACAAATATTGATGTTCTTGGTGAAGGTAAGGGAGTATATAATACCTACGAACAAATTGGTCCAGTAGAGCTTGCTACAGGCTCATTTGGACAAGGGTTTAATGTCACGCCAATTCAACTTACAGCTGCATTTTCATCCTTAATTAATGGGGGATACTTATATGAACCATATTTAATGAAGGAAGTAATTGATGAGGATGGCAAAACGATTATGCATAAGCAACCTCAATTAATAAGACAAACCGTGTCAGAAGATACATCAAAGAATCTGATTAAATCCTTAGAAACTGTTGTAGATGATGGTACTGGAAATAAAGCCTCGATAGAAGGTTATAGAATTGGTGGTAAAACTGGAACAGCTGAAAAAGGGAATCGATTAGACGATTTGTATATGGTGTCATTCATAGGCTTTGCCCCCGTGGAAAATCCTCAGTTAATAACACTTGTAGTTATTGATGAGCCAGACGTAATTAATCCCGATAGTGGATTAGCATCAAAAGTCTTTACAGATATTATGACAAAAGTATTGCCATATAAAACTATCTTTAGTACGCTTGAAATAGATTAG
- a CDS encoding peptidoglycan glycosyltransferase, with product MERVKTFHRKKIVFICSVVILLLIALTIRVGYLMIFEANFLQEKAEQLHNRERSIKSKRGIIYDRNGIPIAVNQSVTRISVIHNQITEPEKVTKLLSEKLELEYEYVEKKVKNRVAIEIIKKNVDKIVADEIRKLDLDGVMIDEDYRRIYPFENLAAHVIGFVGSDNQGIIGLEVQYDSFLKGKNGMIYTQTNAKGIEINNVAETREEPIDGQNLNVSIDINIQQYAQQALEKVLISKKTEKGSIIVMNPQNGEIYAMVNKPDFNLNDPFYLENKSLTGKEKENALNQLWRNYAINDTYEPGSTFKVVTTSAGLEDKVVSLTDTFSCPGYAIVEDRRIRCHKYGGHGAETFLEGVQNSCNPVFMAVAERLGVDRFLYYLDKFGLNEKTGVDLPGEAVSIMHKKENIGPVELATMSFGQSFQITPLQLLRAGAAVVNGGKLVTPHFAVNVTDQKGNILKTFEYDTSKRAISEETSVLMCSILESVVSVGTGRNCFIKGYEVGGKTATSEKLPRSSNKYISSFLGFAPADNPQVMILVIVDEPKGIYYGGTVAAPVAKELFENILPYLGIDPVYEELDQENESVE from the coding sequence ATGGAAAGAGTGAAAACATTTCATAGGAAGAAAATAGTATTTATATGTAGTGTAGTTATATTATTATTAATTGCGTTAACGATTAGAGTAGGATATTTAATGATTTTTGAGGCGAATTTTTTACAAGAGAAAGCAGAACAGTTACATAATAGAGAACGTTCAATTAAATCAAAAAGGGGTATAATTTATGATAGAAATGGTATCCCTATTGCTGTTAATCAGTCAGTAACTAGAATATCGGTTATACATAATCAAATAACTGAACCAGAGAAAGTCACAAAACTACTATCTGAAAAGCTGGAACTTGAATATGAATATGTGGAGAAAAAAGTTAAGAACAGAGTTGCTATTGAAATTATTAAAAAAAATGTTGATAAAATAGTAGCGGATGAGATTAGAAAGCTTGATTTAGATGGGGTAATGATCGATGAAGATTATAGGCGAATTTATCCTTTTGAAAATTTAGCAGCTCATGTGATTGGTTTTGTTGGGTCTGATAATCAAGGTATCATAGGATTAGAAGTTCAATATGACTCCTTTTTAAAAGGTAAGAATGGCATGATCTATACGCAGACGAATGCCAAGGGCATTGAAATAAATAACGTTGCTGAAACCAGAGAAGAACCAATTGATGGTCAAAATTTAAATGTTAGTATAGATATAAATATCCAACAATATGCCCAGCAGGCACTAGAAAAGGTACTTATATCAAAAAAGACAGAAAAAGGTTCTATCATCGTTATGAATCCTCAAAATGGTGAGATTTATGCAATGGTAAATAAACCTGATTTTAACTTAAATGATCCTTTCTATTTAGAAAATAAGAGTCTAACTGGTAAAGAAAAAGAGAACGCACTCAATCAGCTTTGGAGAAATTATGCGATTAATGATACTTATGAACCTGGGTCAACCTTCAAGGTTGTAACTACATCAGCAGGACTCGAAGATAAAGTGGTCTCCTTGACGGACACTTTTAGTTGCCCAGGATATGCAATTGTAGAAGATAGACGTATCAGATGTCATAAATATGGAGGTCATGGAGCTGAAACTTTTTTGGAAGGTGTACAAAATTCCTGTAACCCAGTTTTTATGGCTGTAGCAGAAAGATTGGGCGTTGACCGGTTCTTGTATTATTTAGACAAATTTGGTTTAAATGAAAAAACAGGTGTTGATTTGCCAGGCGAAGCGGTGAGTATTATGCATAAAAAAGAAAATATAGGACCAGTGGAGCTTGCAACGATGTCTTTTGGCCAATCATTTCAAATTACACCTCTTCAACTGTTAAGAGCTGGAGCTGCAGTAGTAAATGGTGGGAAATTAGTGACACCACACTTTGCAGTAAATGTAACAGATCAAAAAGGAAATATTCTTAAAACTTTTGAATATGATACCTCAAAAAGAGCTATAAGTGAAGAAACTTCTGTATTGATGTGCTCTATATTAGAAAGTGTTGTATCAGTAGGAACTGGAAGAAATTGCTTTATTAAGGGATACGAGGTTGGGGGTAAAACTGCTACATCTGAAAAGTTACCTAGAAGTAGTAATAAATATATTTCTTCATTTCTAGGCTTTGCTCCAGCGGATAATCCACAGGTAATGATTTTAGTTATAGTAGATGAACCTAAAGGGATATATTATGGAGGTACTGTAGCAGCTCCAGTGGCTAAAGAGTTGTTTGAGAACATTCTACCTTATTTAGGAATAGATCCGGTATATGAAGAGTTAGATCAAGAAAATGAAAGCGTAGAATAA
- a CDS encoding UDP-N-acetylmuramoyl-L-alanyl-D-glutamate--2,6-diaminopimelate ligase, whose protein sequence is MKLSGLLDEFEITLLKGDLDINIKNIINDSRSVEEGSLFICIDGFETDGHKYIESAIKKGAKAILVQKKVEVEEDITVVQVEDTRKALALLSSKYYNHPSNKFELIGITGTNGKTSTVFLIKNILESFKKKTGIIGTIENRIGDEVFETSRTTPESNELQELFSKMAEANVNDVIMEVSSHALDLHRVDGSMFDIGVFTNLSLDHLEYHKTMENYRDAKLKLLNMCPIGVINIDDTVGVYMVENSNCKKYITYGCDNDKASLNASKISNKISGTSFYLTLNGEEHLFEIQTPGKFSVYNALAAIGVCIALNVPVEIIKKSLKEKSTIKGRFETFISKEGFFVIVDYAHTPDGLENVLDTILEVSLGRVITVFGCGGDRDRSKRPKMGKIVGEKSDYSIITSDNPRTENPELIMKEIEEGINTTDCFYEIIESRELAIENALSIAKKDDIVLIAGKGHEDYQIIGTTKNYFDDAELVKKILSKK, encoded by the coding sequence ATGAAATTAAGCGGATTATTAGACGAATTTGAGATAACCTTATTAAAAGGTGACTTAGACATAAACATAAAAAACATAATCAATGATTCTAGATCAGTAGAAGAAGGAAGTTTGTTTATTTGTATTGATGGATTTGAAACGGATGGACATAAGTATATTGAAAGTGCTATAAAAAAAGGTGCAAAAGCCATATTGGTTCAAAAAAAGGTAGAGGTTGAGGAAGATATAACAGTCGTGCAAGTGGAAGACACAAGAAAAGCATTAGCACTTCTTTCGAGTAAATACTACAATCATCCTTCAAATAAGTTTGAACTTATTGGAATTACTGGAACGAATGGGAAAACATCAACTGTATTTCTAATAAAAAATATCCTTGAAAGCTTTAAGAAAAAAACAGGTATCATTGGAACCATTGAAAATAGAATTGGAGACGAAGTTTTTGAGACTTCTAGAACAACTCCTGAATCAAATGAATTACAAGAGTTATTTTCAAAAATGGCAGAGGCCAATGTGAATGATGTAATCATGGAAGTTTCTTCTCATGCATTAGATCTTCATAGAGTTGATGGAAGTATGTTTGATATTGGTGTATTTACGAATCTTTCATTAGATCATCTTGAATATCATAAAACCATGGAAAATTATCGAGATGCAAAGTTGAAACTTTTAAATATGTGCCCAATAGGTGTTATTAATATAGATGATACGGTAGGTGTATATATGGTTGAAAATAGCAACTGTAAAAAATACATTACTTATGGGTGCGACAATGATAAGGCTTCGTTAAATGCAAGTAAAATATCAAATAAGATCTCTGGTACTTCATTCTATTTGACATTGAATGGAGAAGAGCACCTTTTTGAAATACAAACGCCAGGTAAATTTAGTGTTTATAATGCATTAGCAGCAATCGGTGTTTGTATTGCGTTAAATGTACCAGTAGAAATAATTAAAAAATCACTAAAAGAAAAAAGCACAATAAAAGGAAGATTTGAAACCTTTATTAGTAAGGAAGGTTTTTTTGTGATAGTTGATTATGCACACACACCAGATGGATTAGAAAATGTATTAGATACAATTCTTGAAGTGTCATTAGGTAGGGTTATTACCGTATTTGGCTGTGGTGGAGATAGAGATCGTTCTAAAAGGCCTAAAATGGGAAAAATTGTTGGAGAAAAATCAGATTACTCGATTATTACATCCGATAATCCTAGAACTGAAAATCCAGAACTCATTATGAAAGAAATTGAAGAAGGAATAAATACAACAGATTGTTTTTATGAAATAATTGAGAGTAGAGAACTAGCAATAGAAAACGCATTATCAATAGCAAAAAAGGATGATATTGTACTTATAGCTGGAAAAGGTCATGAAGACTATCAGATCATTGGTACAACAAAAAACTACTTTGATGATGCAGAATTAGTTAAAAAGATTCTATCTAAGAAGTAG
- a CDS encoding phospho-N-acetylmuramoyl-pentapeptide-transferase, translating into MNTAFIVPILLAFIITVIMCPIVIPFLTRLKFGQFIRNDGPRTHLKKTGTPTMGGVVIVSGILITSLFYIETNPEIIPILFMMISFGVLGFFDDYIKVVMKRSLGLRAYQKMLGQLLISGVYCYYIINNTSIGTKIILPFSNGIYIDLGWGFIPFIFIVILGTVNGTNLTDGLDGLASSITILVATFFTVVSIGVGSNISPITGAAAGSLLAFLLFNSHPAKVFMGDTGSLALGGFVVSTAISLNMPLFILIVGFIYLAECISVILQVSYFKATGKRIFKMAPIHHHFELLGWKETKVVAVFGIITAILCLIGLYGLNGFF; encoded by the coding sequence ATGAATACTGCTTTTATTGTACCAATATTGTTAGCATTTATTATTACAGTAATTATGTGTCCTATTGTCATTCCCTTTTTGACTAGATTAAAATTTGGTCAATTTATAAGAAATGATGGTCCAAGGACTCATTTGAAAAAAACAGGAACGCCTACCATGGGTGGAGTTGTTATTGTGTCAGGTATTTTGATAACATCATTATTCTATATAGAAACGAATCCAGAGATCATACCAATTCTTTTTATGATGATAAGTTTTGGTGTATTAGGGTTTTTTGATGATTACATTAAAGTTGTAATGAAGCGTTCCTTAGGACTTAGAGCCTATCAAAAAATGCTTGGTCAGTTGTTAATATCTGGTGTTTATTGTTACTATATTATAAACAATACTTCAATTGGAACTAAAATAATTCTTCCATTTTCGAATGGGATATATATTGATTTAGGATGGGGATTTATCCCATTTATTTTTATAGTAATCCTTGGTACTGTAAATGGAACGAACTTAACTGACGGATTAGATGGATTGGCATCTTCGATTACAATTCTAGTTGCTACATTTTTTACTGTAGTCAGCATAGGCGTTGGTTCTAACATTTCGCCGATTACTGGAGCTGCAGCAGGAAGCTTATTGGCTTTTTTACTATTCAATTCTCATCCTGCCAAGGTATTCATGGGGGATACAGGCTCTCTAGCTCTTGGAGGTTTTGTAGTTTCAACAGCAATTTCACTTAATATGCCACTATTCATTCTAATTGTTGGGTTTATTTACTTGGCGGAATGTATATCGGTTATACTTCAAGTTTCATATTTTAAAGCAACTGGCAAACGCATTTTTAAGATGGCGCCAATACATCATCATTTTGAACTACTAGGATGGAAAGAAACGAAGGTTGTTGCAGTGTTTGGAATCATCACTGCTATATTGTGTTTGATTGGTTTGTACGGTTTAAATGGATTCTTCTAG